The Methylophilus sp. TWE2 region AGCATATTTTCGTACACCGGAGCGCCGCCTACACTTTTGATGTCAAAGCAGAGGATGACTGGATGAGCCAGTATTTTTTTAGTGGCGGCATGATGCCCAGTGATCAATTGCCCCTTTACTTTCAGGACGATCTCAAAATCATTGATACTTGGCGCTGGAACGGGACCCACTATCAAAAAACAGCCAATGCCTGGCTGGAAAACATGGACAGCCATCATGCCGAACTGACACCGGTTCTACAGTCAATTTACGGGCAAGCGGATGCAGAGCGCTGGCGTCAACGCTGGCGTATATTTTTCATGGCATGTGCCGAGTTGTTTGGTTATAACCAGGGACAAACCTGGTGGGTCAGCCATTATCTGTTTTCAAAGAGATAAGCGAAAAGACTGAATATGCCCTCCTCCAAGCTGATCATCTTTAATTTTGTTTCATTTCAACTGCTGTGGTGGGCATGCGTGCTCTCTGCCGGGACTGGCAAAGAAGACACCCTGCTTTGCCTGATTGGTTTACTCACCTTGATGCATTTACACTGGATGGAAGGCTGGGAGCAATCCCTCCCTTTGATACTCACCGCGCTCACCGGCTGCATATTCGACCAAGTGGTCTATAGCATGGGCTGGGTCAGTTTTGATCTTCAGTCCGAGGCGATCAGTTATATCCCCAGCTGGATGATTGCATTATGGCTGGCTTTTGCGTGTACACTTAATGTTAGTATGCGCTGGTTACAGCATCAATTAGCCCTTGCCGCGCTACTGGGCGCCATTTTTGGCCCATTAGCGTATTTAGGGGCTGAAAAGTTAGGTGCTGTTACCTTACCCGGCCCAACATCAGACTTGGCCTGGATTGCACTGGAATGGGGTCTGGTATTGCCACTACTGCTCTGGATCCGTGCCACGTTCAACGCAACCCTGCAAGTGAGGCCAGTATGATTTACAGCTATGCTTTGATTGCCATTATTGCGTTTGCACTGACAGGCTGGC contains the following coding sequences:
- a CDS encoding DUF2878 domain-containing protein, producing MPSSKLIIFNFVSFQLLWWACVLSAGTGKEDTLLCLIGLLTLMHLHWMEGWEQSLPLILTALTGCIFDQVVYSMGWVSFDLQSEAISYIPSWMIALWLAFACTLNVSMRWLQHQLALAALLGAIFGPLAYLGAEKLGAVTLPGPTSDLAWIALEWGLVLPLLLWIRATFNATLQVRPV